In Helianthus annuus cultivar XRQ/B chromosome 3, HanXRQr2.0-SUNRISE, whole genome shotgun sequence, a single window of DNA contains:
- the LOC110930279 gene encoding uncharacterized protein LOC110930279 → MMASRSVGNSWKQLSFNLIKRSFSTSSNPSTAATVSKCKRKKKKKNLFEVAEFLPNWGIGYQMAKTHWSGVAYQITKINLYKDGKHGKAWGIVHKDGVPAADAPKKISGVHKRCWKYIPNSNKTEQVTSPPQPEPEVQAT, encoded by the exons ATGATGGCGAGCAGATCAGTAGGTAATTCATGGAAGCAATTATCTTTCAACTTAATCAAACGAAGCTTTAGCACATCTTCAAACCCTAGCACAGCAGCAACAGTGTCGAAATgtaagagaaagaagaagaagaagaacctgTTCGAGGTGGCTGAGTTTCTTCCGAATTGGGGGATTGGTTATCAAATGGCTAAAACTCACTGGTCGGGTGTTGCTTATCAGATCACCAAGATTAATCTCTACaaa GATGGCAAGCATGGGAAGGCTTGGGGGATTGTTCACAAAGATG GTGTACCGGCTGCTGATGCTCCAAAGAAAATTAGCGGGGTTCACAAACGTTGTTGGAAGTACATTCCTAACTCAAACAAAACCGAACAAGTCACATCTCCACCACAACCCGAACCAGAAGTTCAAGCCACATGA